A stretch of Xenopus laevis strain J_2021 chromosome 8S, Xenopus_laevis_v10.1, whole genome shotgun sequence DNA encodes these proteins:
- the slc34a3.S gene encoding sodium-dependent phosphate transport protein 2C yields the protein MPFTYNNLPVPLTEIKLNLDEMPAKFPEKELPSVTNTASTTDLLYRDGLDMEDPWALPELQGSGPSWKELNTKQRIKRVVIGIVKSCLLLGFLYFFVCSLDVLSSAFQLVGSKLTGDIFSDNKILANPIAGLVIGVLVTVLVQSSSTSSSIIVSMVSSGLLNVKASIPIIMGVNVGTSVTSTLVSLAQSGNRNEFRRAFGGSAVHGIFNWMTVIVLLPIELGTGYLYQISKVIINSFNINAGGQAPDILKVITEPFTHLIIRLDSSVISGNAIGDPETKNKSLIKHWCITESYTVTQNISVSNMTECNIFQCFVTENGTFREENITKKENIEKCMHIFVNTNLSDMAVGFILLTASLLVLCTCLILIVKLLNSVLKGQIAQAIKKIINADFPFPFTWLTGYLAIIIGAVMTFVVQSSSVFTAAIVPLIGVGVISMERAYPLFLGSNIGTTTTAVLAALASPADTLSNSVQVAFIHLFFNLTGLVLWYILPFMRLPIPVAKKFGDITAKYRWFAVLYLLFSFLVIPLAVFGLSMAGWIVLAAIGGPIIFVVIVIIIVNVLQKKAPKCLPPFLRDWDFLPIWMHSMAPLDRLFNSVCGCCCKKCKKSEDEEKPKEQLPADLSFSEMHCYDNPEFIQSQKL from the exons ATGCCATTCACTTACAACAATCTGCCAGTTCCGCTAACGGAAATCAAACTAAACCTTGACGAGATGCCAGCAAAGTTTCCTGAGAAAGAACTGCCTTCAG TCACTAATACTGCATCAACCACAGATTTATTGTACCGTGATGGTCTTGACATGGAGGATCCATGGGCCTTACCTGAACTGCAGGGATCTGGCCCCTCATGGAAAG AGTTGAATACGAAGCAGAGAATCAAACGTGTTGTTATTGGGATAGTGAAGAGCTGCCTTCTCCTGGGATTCCTCTACTTTTTCGTCTGCTCCTTAGATGTACTGAGTTCTGCCTTCCAGTTGGTGGGAA GTAAACTGACAGGTGATATTTTCAGTGATAACAAAATCCTGGCTAATCCCATAGCTGGGCTTGTTATTGGGGTGCTAGTTACAGTCCTGGTGCAGAGCTCCAGCACGTCCTCTTCCATCATTGTCAGCATGGTGTCCTCTGGAT TGCTGAACGTAAAAGCTTCCATCCCCATCATAATGGGAGTAAATGTTGGAACATCCGTCACCAGTACCTTGGTATCTCTGGCGCAATCTGGAAACCGCAATGAGTTTCGCAG GGCTTTTGGTGGTTCTGCTGTCCATGGCATCTTTAACTGGATGACGGTCATAGTGTTGCTGCCCATCGAGCTTGGCACAGGATATCTGTATCAGATCTCTAAAGTCATCATCAACAGCTTCAACATCAATGCAGGTGGACAAGCCCCTGATATCCTAAAAGTCATTACTGAGCCCTTCACTCATCTGATTATCAGG CTGGACAGTTCTGTCATTTCTGGAAATGCCATTGGAGATCCCGAGACAAAGAACAAGAGCCTGATCAAGCATTGGTGCATTACAGAGTCTTACACA GTCACCCAAAACATCTCCGTGTCCAACATGACTGAGTGCAACATATTTCAGTGCTTCGTTACAGAAAATGGAACATTCCGGGAAGAGAACATCaccaaaaaggaaaatattgagAAAT GCATGCACATTTTTGTGAACACCAACCTCTCAGACATGGCTGTTGGCTTCATCCTTCTGACAGCCTCCCTACTGGTCCTGTGCACGTGTCTCATCCTCATCGTCAAATTGCTAAACTCAGTCCTGAAGGGGCAGATTGCTCAGGCAATCAAAAAGATCATCAATGCAG ATTTCCCATTCCCATTCACCTGGCTTACCGGATATCTGGCCATTATTATTGGTGCTGTAATGACCTTTGTGGTGCAAAGTAGCTCTGTGTTCACTGCTGCGATTGTTCCATTGATTG GTGTGGGGGTCATTAGCATGGAAAGAGCCTACCCATTGTTCCTGGGGTCCAACATCGGAACCACCACTACTGCCGTGCTGGCAGCTCTAGCCAGTCCTGCTGACACCCTCAGCAATTCTGTGCAG GTTGCCTTCATCCACCTGTTCTTCAACTTGACTGGATTAGTTCTCTGGTATATTTTACCATTCATGCGCCTCCCCATTCCTGTAGCAAAGAAATTTGGAGACATCACAGCCAAATACCGTTGGTTCGCTGTATTATATCTTCTCTTCAGCTTCCTTGTCATACCGCTGGCAGTCTTCGGCCTCTCTATGGCTGGGTGGATTGTGTTGGCTGCCATTGGAGGCCCAATCATCTTTGTGGTCATCGTCATCATTATTGTGAATGTTCTGCAGAAGAAAGCCCCTAAGTGCTTGCCTCCCTTCCTGAGAGACTGGGACTTTTTGCCTATCTGGATGCACTCCATGGCCCCTCTGGACAGATTATTTAACTCTGTCTGTGGCTGCTGTTGCAAAAAGTGCAAGAAGAGCGAAGATGAGGAGAAACCAAAGGAGCAACTGCCCGCAGACCTTTCATTCAGTGAAATGCACTGCTACGACAATCCTGAGTTCATTCAGTCACAAAAGCTATGA